A portion of the Corynebacterium ammoniagenes DSM 20306 genome contains these proteins:
- the corA gene encoding magnesium/cobalt transporter CorA, which produces MPAVPSPFRPRKPKVEPPSQSKVNVPVERAIEHCRVFVDGEALPGEFTPHSALETVAEYGRGFVWVGLVEPVEHHMTRIAEQFGIHELIVEDAVVAHQRPKLERYDDQLFVVARSVNYRDSDEVKDRRDVISTGEVQMIMGKNFIITVCHKAKLPNLAYTVADEQALVEIGPVAMVWKILDMLVDRYSEISALLAVEVDDIEEEVFEPGVRFDVNRIYLYKREILEMKHAIEPLSAALKALVENHKDLIDKQIRSYLRDVNDHQSVVKDHIQSFDERLSSLLDVSVAKVSMQQNTDMRTISAVVGMAAVPTLIAGIYGMNFDNMPELHTEYGYYFSIAFMIITVGVIFWWFRKNNWL; this is translated from the coding sequence ATGCCCGCTGTACCGTCGCCGTTTAGGCCACGCAAGCCGAAGGTGGAGCCTCCCTCACAGTCCAAGGTGAATGTGCCGGTGGAACGCGCTATCGAACACTGCCGAGTCTTCGTCGATGGCGAAGCCTTGCCCGGTGAATTTACTCCCCACTCAGCGCTAGAGACCGTCGCCGAATATGGCCGCGGGTTTGTCTGGGTAGGTTTGGTGGAACCCGTGGAGCACCACATGACGCGCATCGCAGAGCAATTTGGCATCCACGAGCTCATCGTCGAAGATGCCGTTGTCGCGCATCAGCGTCCCAAGCTTGAGCGTTACGATGACCAGCTCTTTGTCGTCGCACGCTCTGTCAACTACCGCGACTCGGACGAGGTCAAAGACCGCCGCGACGTCATTTCCACCGGTGAGGTGCAGATGATCATGGGCAAAAACTTCATCATCACCGTCTGCCACAAAGCCAAGTTGCCCAATTTGGCCTATACAGTCGCCGATGAGCAAGCCCTGGTGGAAATTGGCCCCGTGGCGATGGTCTGGAAGATCCTGGACATGCTGGTTGACCGTTACTCCGAGATTTCCGCGCTATTGGCGGTTGAGGTTGATGACATTGAAGAGGAAGTCTTTGAACCCGGCGTTCGCTTCGATGTCAACCGCATCTACCTGTATAAACGCGAGATTTTAGAGATGAAGCACGCCATCGAGCCGCTGTCCGCGGCGTTGAAGGCGTTGGTAGAAAACCACAAGGATCTCATCGACAAGCAAATCCGCTCCTACCTGCGCGATGTCAATGACCACCAATCTGTGGTCAAAGACCACATCCAAAGCTTCGATGAACGCCTGTCCTCGCTTCTCGATGTCTCCGTGGCCAAAGTATCCATGCAACAAAATACCGACATGCGTACTATTTCCGCGGTCGTTGGTATGGCCGCGGTCCCCACGCTCATCGCGGGTATTTATGGCATGAACTTCGATAATATGCCCGAGCTGCACACCGAATATGGCTACTATTTTTCCATCGCGTTTATGATCATCACCGTGGGCGTGATCTTCTGGTGGTTCCGCAAAAATAACTGGCTTTAG
- a CDS encoding class I SAM-dependent methyltransferase yields MATWKEITDADPSHSHNYARRWKVMEAEGKDIYGEARTADAMLERGSKVLDAGCGTGRIGGYLARQGHDVMGMDIDPILIDYAQEEHPDVRWEVGDLSNDEIPDSGFDLAISAGNVMGFLAPEGREGALRNIFEALEPGGRFLVGFGEGRGWSFDEFLNDVEKVGFHIDFKFSSWDLNTFSANSTFLVAVLSRPGSSLLG; encoded by the coding sequence ATGGCTACTTGGAAAGAAATCACAGACGCAGACCCCTCACACTCACACAACTACGCTCGCCGCTGGAAAGTCATGGAAGCCGAAGGCAAAGATATCTACGGCGAGGCCCGCACCGCGGATGCCATGCTGGAGCGTGGTTCGAAGGTGCTGGACGCCGGCTGTGGCACCGGTCGAATTGGGGGCTATTTGGCGCGTCAGGGCCATGACGTGATGGGCATGGACATTGACCCCATCTTGATTGATTACGCGCAGGAGGAGCATCCTGATGTGCGTTGGGAGGTCGGCGATCTCTCCAATGATGAGATTCCGGATTCCGGTTTTGACCTAGCAATCTCCGCCGGCAATGTCATGGGCTTTTTAGCACCCGAAGGCCGCGAGGGCGCCCTGCGTAATATCTTTGAGGCCCTAGAACCAGGCGGGCGCTTCCTCGTCGGGTTTGGCGAAGGCCGCGGCTGGAGCTTTGACGAATTTTTGAACGATGTAGAAAAGGTCGGTTTCCACATCGACTTCAAGTTCTCCTCGTGGGACTTGAATACTTTCAGCGCCAACTCCACCTTCCTCGTTGCCGTGCTTTCACGGCCCGGAAGTTCCCTGTTGGGATAA
- a CDS encoding NAD(P)/FAD-dependent oxidoreductase has product MTDAPFRPTGGRHHVVIVGAGMGGLAAAQKLKGDNVDVTLIDMKNHHLFQPMLYQVATGMISAGEIAPSVRQLLRNQDNANFVNAEVTDIDLKAQTVTAVNDEFTRVFEYDSLILAAGSGQSYFGNDHFAEFAPGMKSLDDALELRSRIIGAFEKAEMTDDPKERERLLTFIIVGAGPTGVELTGQIAELANRTLTDVYSNYSTSTAKIYLLDGAPQVLPPFGKRLGRKSQRALEKLGVDVRLNAMVSNVTEESVTYKNTKDDSEHTLTGATKIWSAGVAASPLARLIGEQAGVEVDRAGRVSTNDDLTVGEYSNVYAIGDLMGLKRLPGLAQVAMQGGAHAAKLIGAKVDEESTVNENEAFDYFDKGTMAIISRGYAVVKMGKTEMTGFIGWLAWLGLHITYVKGFRNRLVSLINWVENFFTRSRGNVEITKQQAYARNIIDNSKKQEVK; this is encoded by the coding sequence ATGACTGATGCTCCATTTCGTCCAACCGGTGGCCGCCACCACGTCGTGATCGTCGGTGCGGGCATGGGCGGGCTTGCTGCCGCACAAAAGCTCAAGGGTGACAACGTTGATGTCACCTTGATTGACATGAAAAACCACCACTTGTTCCAGCCGATGCTGTACCAGGTGGCCACCGGCATGATTTCTGCTGGCGAAATTGCGCCGTCTGTGCGTCAGCTTTTGCGTAACCAGGACAATGCCAACTTCGTCAACGCCGAAGTAACTGATATTGACCTCAAGGCTCAGACCGTGACTGCAGTCAATGATGAGTTCACTCGCGTCTTTGAGTACGACTCCCTAATCCTTGCTGCTGGCTCTGGCCAGTCCTACTTCGGCAATGACCACTTCGCAGAGTTCGCACCTGGCATGAAGTCTTTGGACGATGCTTTGGAGCTTCGCTCACGCATCATTGGAGCATTCGAAAAGGCTGAGATGACTGATGATCCAAAAGAGCGCGAGCGTCTTTTGACCTTCATCATCGTTGGTGCTGGTCCGACCGGTGTGGAGCTGACCGGCCAAATCGCAGAGCTGGCAAACCGCACCCTGACCGATGTGTACTCCAACTACTCCACTTCGACCGCGAAGATCTACCTCTTGGATGGTGCACCTCAGGTTCTGCCTCCATTTGGCAAGCGTTTGGGCCGCAAGTCCCAGCGTGCCCTGGAAAAGCTCGGTGTTGATGTCCGCCTCAACGCCATGGTTTCGAATGTCACGGAAGAATCTGTCACCTACAAAAACACCAAGGACGACTCGGAGCACACCCTCACCGGTGCAACCAAGATCTGGTCCGCTGGTGTGGCTGCTTCCCCACTGGCACGTCTCATCGGTGAGCAGGCGGGCGTCGAGGTCGACCGTGCTGGCCGCGTGTCCACCAACGACGACCTGACTGTTGGCGAATACTCCAACGTCTACGCCATCGGCGACCTCATGGGCCTGAAGCGTCTGCCAGGCTTGGCACAGGTTGCCATGCAGGGTGGCGCTCACGCCGCGAAGTTGATTGGCGCCAAGGTTGATGAAGAATCGACCGTCAATGAAAACGAAGCTTTCGACTACTTCGACAAGGGCACCATGGCCATCATTTCCCGCGGCTACGCCGTGGTCAAGATGGGCAAGACCGAAATGACCGGCTTCATCGGCTGGTTGGCGTGGTTGGGCCTGCACATCACCTACGTCAAGGGCTTCCGCAACCGTTTGGTCTCTCTCATCAACTGGGTAGAGAACTTCTTCACCCGCTCGCGCGGCAACGTGGAGATTACCAAGCAGCAGGCTTATGCCCGCAACATCATTGATAACTCCAAAAAGCAAGAAGTGAAATAA
- a CDS encoding class I SAM-dependent methyltransferase, translating to MAANQHLSSIDAEQWPGIATCPSGILTAARARRAEAEFARACSSAGLSLEGEPDLVVHHDALFARIAHSGWLGVAESYMAGEWSTPDSSTLVKVLTRLLEVGYNPATKPVPISESFGGELPGDLVSLYSGDGLSHHGGLFTSGVPTTVRESWESFTRGPGAKKPHFVDVTTVHEPDDTVDREDLGDAQRRWANELCDLTKTGVGTHMLVYPASGAQVGVQAAARRATVDIASADDAHLKYLHEQLVLEGVEDSVACIPLQKGIPNRTELRSRYEAIVSIEKLEALSPKQRQAFIEALGRLLVGTGRVVLQSMVATETMTKAGRNAMQPLRAYIWPGMELPSVEDVHKLVERHSGLRVVEHLHLGTHYKASLQYERSFFDGRLREAAAAGFDQVFRRLWSYQFALREALLALGMIDSVAFAATHRHRGGKR from the coding sequence ATGGCCGCAAACCAACATTTGTCTAGCATTGACGCTGAGCAATGGCCCGGAATTGCCACCTGTCCCAGCGGAATTCTAACCGCAGCCCGCGCACGCCGCGCAGAAGCAGAGTTTGCTAGGGCATGCTCGAGTGCTGGGCTTTCATTGGAAGGCGAGCCGGATCTCGTTGTGCATCACGACGCCTTATTCGCGCGGATTGCACACAGCGGATGGCTAGGGGTCGCAGAGTCCTACATGGCAGGAGAGTGGTCTACGCCAGATTCTTCGACTTTGGTTAAAGTGCTCACTCGGCTCCTGGAAGTTGGTTACAACCCGGCCACGAAGCCTGTTCCTATTTCTGAATCTTTCGGCGGCGAACTTCCCGGAGATCTAGTCAGTTTGTATTCCGGTGATGGGCTGAGCCATCACGGCGGACTATTTACCTCCGGGGTGCCGACTACGGTCCGCGAGTCATGGGAGTCTTTTACCCGTGGACCGGGCGCGAAAAAGCCACACTTTGTTGATGTCACCACCGTGCACGAACCTGATGACACCGTGGACCGTGAAGATTTAGGAGATGCGCAGCGTCGCTGGGCTAATGAGCTGTGTGACCTTACCAAAACCGGAGTGGGCACGCACATGCTGGTCTATCCGGCCTCGGGTGCCCAGGTAGGAGTGCAGGCCGCAGCGCGGCGAGCCACGGTAGATATTGCCTCAGCTGACGATGCCCACTTGAAATACCTGCATGAGCAATTGGTCTTAGAAGGCGTCGAAGACTCCGTGGCGTGCATTCCGCTGCAAAAAGGAATTCCGAACCGCACGGAATTGCGCAGTAGGTATGAGGCGATTGTAAGCATCGAAAAGCTCGAAGCTTTAAGCCCCAAACAACGCCAAGCTTTTATCGAAGCTCTCGGCAGGCTGCTCGTTGGAACCGGGCGTGTGGTGCTGCAATCGATGGTGGCTACGGAGACGATGACAAAGGCGGGGCGCAACGCTATGCAACCGCTGCGCGCTTATATTTGGCCAGGAATGGAGCTGCCTTCTGTCGAAGACGTCCATAAGCTCGTTGAACGGCATTCCGGGCTGCGCGTAGTAGAGCACCTGCACCTGGGAACGCACTATAAAGCGTCACTGCAATACGAGCGTTCTTTCTTTGATGGCCGACTCCGGGAGGCTGCAGCGGCTGGCTTTGACCAGGTATTTCGCCGTTTGTGGTCTTATCAATTCGCCTTGCGTGAGGCCCTGCTGGCCTTAGGCATGATTGATTCCGTAGCGTTTGCCGCCACCCATCGTCACCGCGGTGGAAAGCGCTAG
- a CDS encoding SRPBCC domain-containing protein, protein MSEKRASQRKGGGTSVALADARDALDVENFEPTGDIEETDNGRQIVISRELPQAPQVVWGYLADAARISRWFGHCHTMDNPSHMTMVSEDIESSYDVTIAESMPPHYLHLDVNDHQGHDLKLRFYLAEENGQTYLEFHHSVEGVEDQLGLIAPKWELILDRLEIALDGGNINDVRLANYSSQIEHYSGAATLR, encoded by the coding sequence GTGTCTGAAAAGCGTGCTTCGCAGCGCAAGGGCGGCGGAACTTCCGTAGCTCTCGCGGATGCAAGGGATGCACTCGATGTCGAGAACTTCGAGCCAACCGGTGATATCGAAGAGACTGACAACGGACGTCAGATCGTTATTTCGCGCGAGCTGCCACAAGCTCCGCAAGTTGTGTGGGGTTACTTGGCTGATGCCGCGCGCATCTCGCGCTGGTTTGGCCACTGCCACACCATGGATAACCCATCGCACATGACCATGGTTTCTGAGGATATTGAATCCAGCTATGATGTGACCATCGCTGAGTCCATGCCACCTCACTACCTGCACTTGGATGTCAATGACCACCAAGGACATGACCTCAAGCTGCGTTTTTACCTGGCTGAGGAAAATGGTCAGACCTATCTGGAGTTCCACCACAGCGTTGAGGGCGTTGAAGACCAGCTCGGGCTTATCGCCCCGAAGTGGGAGCTGATTTTAGACCGCCTTGAGATTGCGCTGGACGGCGGCAATATCAATGATGTGCGCCTGGCTAATTACTCCTCACAAATCGAGCACTACAGTGGCGCGGCTACGCTGCGCTAG